The proteins below come from a single Ruficoccus amylovorans genomic window:
- a CDS encoding metal-dependent transcriptional regulator, giving the protein MPSRTVENYIRNIYLLADRAEHGTVTVEEIADSLDLIPGTVSSIVSGLAKAELVTEEPPQTVRLTSKGKELAVGMIRRHRLLEYFLAEVLKMNLADVHHEAETLEHAVSDRLLEHLDAFLGEPRFDPHGDPIPTREGHMHRRHMHQMTHLTPGQRAKVAHIADQQPDFLEHVRSLGLLPGTPFKVSKVHTPSGVFTIEIPGQAPREIGLSAAGKIWVEL; this is encoded by the coding sequence ATGCCGAGCCGAACGGTTGAGAACTACATCCGAAACATTTACCTGCTCGCGGACCGGGCTGAACATGGAACCGTTACGGTCGAGGAGATCGCGGACAGCCTCGACCTCATCCCCGGCACGGTCTCATCCATCGTCAGCGGGCTGGCCAAGGCGGAACTCGTCACCGAAGAGCCCCCGCAAACAGTTCGGCTCACCTCCAAGGGCAAGGAACTGGCTGTGGGCATGATCCGCCGCCACCGCCTGCTGGAATATTTCCTGGCCGAAGTGCTGAAAATGAACCTCGCCGACGTCCATCACGAAGCCGAGACCCTCGAACACGCCGTCTCGGACCGCTTGCTCGAACATTTGGACGCCTTTCTCGGCGAACCACGCTTTGATCCGCACGGCGACCCCATCCCGACGCGCGAAGGTCACATGCACCGTCGCCACATGCATCAGATGACGCACCTGACTCCCGGCCAGCGGGCCAAAGTCGCCCACATCGCCGACCAGCAGCCCGATTTTCTCGAACACGTACGCTCGCTCGGGCTGTTGCCCGGCACGCCGTTCAAGGTCAGCAAAGTCCACACCCCCTCGGGAGTCTTCACCATCGAAATCCCCGGCCAGGCCCCCAGAGAAATCGGCCTGTCCGCCGCAGGTAAAATCTGGGTCGAACTCTGA